From Solidesulfovibrio sp., one genomic window encodes:
- the rplX gene encoding 50S ribosomal protein L24, translated as MKTYRIRKNDKVMVTAGKDKGKVGKVLKILPKKNAVLVEKVNLVKRHTKANPYAKIPGGIVEKEAPLDISNVSLLCDACAKPTKVGYKETGDGKKVRFCKKCNHEIA; from the coding sequence ATGAAAACGTATCGGATTCGCAAAAACGACAAGGTGATGGTCACCGCCGGCAAGGACAAGGGCAAGGTGGGCAAGGTGCTCAAGATCCTGCCCAAGAAAAACGCCGTGCTGGTGGAAAAGGTGAACCTGGTCAAGCGCCACACCAAGGCCAATCCCTACGCCAAGATTCCCGGCGGCATCGTCGAGAAGGAAGCGCCGTTGGACATTTCCAACGTCTCGCTTTTGTGCGACGCCTGCGCCAAGCCGACCAAGGTCGGCTACAAGGAAACCGGTGACGGCAAGAAGGTGCGCTTCTGCAAGAAGTGCAACCACGAAATCGCGTGA